CGATGGCCTCGTCGGCGCCCGTGCCGCTCGACCCGTAGGTGATGGACTCGGTGATCCCGGAGAGGAAGCGGGTGGCGCGGGAGAGGACCGCGTCGGGGCGGTGGCCCTCGGAGGCGTAGGCGCGCAGGGCGATCCGCAGCTGCCCCATGAGGCCCGCCGCCCGCACGTCGTGCCCCTGTACGTCGCCGATGACGAAGGCGATGCGGCCGCTGGGCAGCGGAATCATGTCGTACCAGTCGCCGCCGACCTGGAGCCCGCCGCCCGTCGGCACGTAGCGGGCGGCCACGCTCATCCCCGGGATCTGCGGCCCCAGCATCGGCAGCATCGACCGCTGCAGCCCCTCCGTCAGCTCCCGCTCGGACTCCGCGACCCCGGCCCGCGACAGGGCCTGCGCCAGCATCCGCGCCACCGTCGTCAGGACGGAGCGCTCGTCGGGCGTGAACGAGACGGGATACGTGAAGGCCGCCATCCACGCCCCCATCGTGCGCCCCGCGACCGTCAGGGGCAGGAACGCCCACGACTGCCGTTCGAAGCGGCTGGCCAGCGGCCAGGCGGCGGGGTAGCGCCTGCGGTAGTCCTCCGGGGTGGAGAGGTAGACGGCACGGCCGGTGCGCACCACCTCCGCCGCCGGATAGTCGGTGTCCAGCGGCATGGCGGAGAAGGGGCCGTCGTCGCCGGGCTCGTGGCCGTGGTGCCCGATGATCGTCAGCCGCTCGCCCTCGACCCCGAAGACCGCGAGGCCGTCCGGCGAGAACCCCGGCATGGAGAGCCCACCGGCGACCCTGAGGACCTCCTCCGTGGAGCGCGCCTCGGCGAGCGCACGCCCCGCGTCGAGCAGGAACGCCTCGCGGGAGCGGCGCCAGTCCCCGGTGATGGGGGTGCGGGCGGCGGTCCCGGGGGCGGGCTCGGTGACCTCTTGCAACGTCCCGATCAGCTCGTACGCCTCGGTCGCCCCGTGCATCACCGGCTTGGAACGGCTGCGCACGGTCCGCAGGACGCGCCGCCCCGTCTCGTCCATGATCCGCAGCCGGGCCTCGGCGAGGGTGCCCTCGGCGACGGCGAGCTGGACGGTTCCGTAGATCTCGTTCCAGTCGACCGGGTGGAAACGGGAGCGCACGCCCGCCTCGGAGAGGGTCTGGGCGTGGGCGGGCAGGCCGAGGAGCCGGGCGGCCTCGGCGTCGAGCGTGACGGTCCCGGATGCGTTGTCCCAGCGCCACAGCCCGGTCGCGATGGCGGCCAGGACGTCCCGTACGGGAGGCAGGGAGTCGTCCCCCACCGGTAGGAGGGGATCGTCGGTGCGCATTGACCCACTTTAGGAAGATGTACACGGTGGGCGCCACCGAGCCCCGTCGAACCAAGCCGGTCCCGGGACCCTCACCCGGCCCTGCGGAGGATGGCCGCGGCGGATATCCGGAAACCGATCTTCGGCCGGACGGTAGCCTTGTGGGGGTCTGCTCTCTCCCCTATTCGCGAAGACTGGATGAACGACGATGCATCGGTACAGGTCCCACACCTGCGGCGAGCTCCGCGCCTCTGACGTCGGCACCGACGTCCGGCTGAGCGGCTGGCTGCACAATCGCCGAGACCTGGGCGGCATTCTCTTCATCGATCTCCGCGATCACTACGGCATCACGCAGCTGGTGGCCCGCCCCGGCACCAAGGCCGCCGAGGTCCTGGACAAGCTGTCCAAGGAGACCGTCGTCCGCGTCGACGGCAAGGTCGTCTCGCGCGGCACGGACAACGTGAACCCGGAGCTGCCCACCGGCGAGGTCGAGATCGAGGCGAGCGAGGTCGAG
The sequence above is a segment of the Streptomyces sp. Je 1-369 genome. Coding sequences within it:
- a CDS encoding SpoIIE family protein phosphatase encodes the protein MRTDDPLLPVGDDSLPPVRDVLAAIATGLWRWDNASGTVTLDAEAARLLGLPAHAQTLSEAGVRSRFHPVDWNEIYGTVQLAVAEGTLAEARLRIMDETGRRVLRTVRSRSKPVMHGATEAYELIGTLQEVTEPAPGTAARTPITGDWRRSREAFLLDAGRALAEARSTEEVLRVAGGLSMPGFSPDGLAVFGVEGERLTIIGHHGHEPGDDGPFSAMPLDTDYPAAEVVRTGRAVYLSTPEDYRRRYPAAWPLASRFERQSWAFLPLTVAGRTMGAWMAAFTYPVSFTPDERSVLTTVARMLAQALSRAGVAESERELTEGLQRSMLPMLGPQIPGMSVAARYVPTGGGLQVGGDWYDMIPLPSGRIAFVIGDVQGHDVRAAGLMGQLRIALRAYASEGHRPDAVLSRATRFLSGITESITYGSSGTGADEAIEYDPRFATCLYVEADPATGVLEMARAGHPEPAIRMGDGTVLLRPTAGGLPLGIDPDADYPTTRLVLEPGETMLICTDGLIETGGHDLDTGWSRIRTTLEEYAGEGEPDALEQLADALVQAVHGPSSHHTTGPFADRREDDIAVLLLSRTGHSERRTDARRTVLTVAQAEPERIAGARSHLRDLLHDWADDDQVDSAVLMVSEMLTNVLVHTDGDALMVAEVTGEPGARRLRAEVADGSDDLPHKRHPGELASSGRGLVLMELLAGAWGVDPRGEGKSIWFELYEDAGASGGFADVDDLDMDADADPDVPE